From Candidatus Manganitrophus morganii, the proteins below share one genomic window:
- a CDS encoding ankyrin repeat domain-containing protein — protein sequence MDFKREFLEATKSGNADRIKTLLESDPLLIQTRDENGVSSLMLAIYHGRQEVVDLLLQFQSEPDLFESVALGKLKRVQDLIQGDPAQVNAVSPDGFSPLGLAAFFGHPKVVAYLVKKGADVNAASKNPMRVCPLHSALAQRQPEVSLAITEMLVAHGADVNVRQAAGWTPLHQAAIHGQINLAKLLLDHGADVNAKAENGKTPLDLATTGKHNVMAALLRERGALS from the coding sequence ATGGATTTTAAAAGAGAATTTCTCGAAGCAACTAAATCCGGCAACGCCGACAGAATCAAAACCCTTCTCGAATCAGATCCCCTCCTCATTCAGACCCGGGATGAAAACGGCGTCTCTTCGCTCATGTTGGCGATTTATCATGGCCGACAAGAAGTGGTCGATCTCCTTCTTCAGTTTCAATCCGAGCCGGATCTTTTCGAGTCGGTTGCCCTCGGAAAATTAAAGCGGGTGCAGGATCTCATTCAAGGAGATCCTGCACAGGTGAACGCCGTCTCCCCCGATGGGTTCTCGCCGCTGGGGCTTGCGGCGTTTTTCGGCCATCCGAAGGTCGTGGCCTATTTGGTTAAGAAGGGAGCGGATGTGAATGCCGCCTCGAAGAATCCGATGCGTGTTTGTCCGCTTCACAGCGCGCTGGCACAACGTCAACCGGAGGTTTCGTTGGCGATCACCGAAATGCTGGTGGCGCATGGCGCGGATGTGAATGTACGGCAGGCGGCCGGATGGACACCGCTCCATCAGGCGGCGATTCACGGTCAAATCAACCTGGCAAAGCTTCTGCTGGATCATGGCGCCGACGTCAACGCCAAAGCGGAAAACGGTAAGACGCCGCTGGATCTGGCGACAACGGGGAAGCACAATGTCATGGCCGCTCTGCTGCGGGAGAGGGGCGCGCTCTCGTAA
- a CDS encoding class I SAM-dependent methyltransferase, translating to MSFKDHFSETAAGYARFRPRYPETLFHYLADAAPRRARAWDCATGSGQAAIGLAKHFERVIATDASAGQIAHALPNPRVDYRVAPAEKSGLEPESVDLVTVAQALHWFDIPAFFQEVKRVLVPGGLLAVWCYQLFTIDPEIDRIVLRFYTETVGRYWPPERKMIEEGYRSISFPSAFTELRTPFFSLESPLTLDQFGGFLQTWSAVQRYSKEKGRDPVAPLLAELAPLWGDPKRPRMLKYPLPLRVGCKSEHSNSEER from the coding sequence ATGTCTTTCAAAGATCACTTTTCGGAAACCGCCGCCGGCTACGCCCGTTTTCGACCCCGTTATCCGGAGACGCTATTCCATTACTTGGCGGATGCGGCGCCGCGAAGAGCGCGGGCGTGGGATTGCGCGACGGGGAGCGGCCAGGCGGCGATTGGGCTGGCGAAACACTTCGAACGAGTGATTGCAACCGACGCCAGCGCCGGGCAGATCGCCCACGCCCTTCCAAACCCGCGTGTCGACTATCGGGTCGCTCCTGCCGAGAAGAGCGGACTGGAGCCCGAATCGGTCGATCTGGTCACCGTCGCCCAGGCGTTACACTGGTTCGACATCCCTGCTTTCTTTCAGGAGGTGAAGCGGGTCTTGGTCCCCGGTGGGCTTCTCGCCGTCTGGTGTTATCAGCTCTTTACGATCGATCCGGAGATCGACCGGATCGTCCTTCGCTTCTACACAGAGACCGTCGGACGATACTGGCCGCCGGAGCGGAAGATGATCGAGGAAGGATATCGGTCAATTTCCTTTCCCTCTGCGTTTACCGAGTTGCGGACCCCTTTCTTCTCGCTCGAATCCCCCCTCACACTCGATCAGTTCGGCGGCTTTCTTCAGACCTGGTCGGCGGTGCAGCGCTACAGCAAGGAAAAGGGCCGCGATCCGGTTGCGCCGCTGCTGGCGGAACTCGCCCCGCTCTGGGGCGATCCCAAGAGGCCGCGAATGTTAAAGTATCCCCTTCCTTTGCGTGTGGGATGTAAAAGTGAGCACTCCAATTCGGAGGAACGGTAA
- a CDS encoding GlsB/YeaQ/YmgE family stress response membrane protein, producing the protein MSILGWIIFGAIIGVIAKFLMPGDDPGGIIVTILLGIVGALIGGFIGRALGMYGPEQQAGGFIMSILGAILVLWGYRATIGRRTA; encoded by the coding sequence ATGAGTATTCTCGGCTGGATTATCTTTGGAGCAATTATCGGCGTCATCGCAAAATTTTTGATGCCGGGTGATGATCCTGGCGGAATCATCGTCACGATTTTGCTCGGCATCGTCGGTGCGCTGATCGGCGGTTTCATCGGTCGGGCGCTCGGAATGTATGGGCCCGAACAACAAGCGGGCGGCTTTATCATGTCGATTCTCGGGGCGATTCTCGTGCTCTGGGGATATCGCGCAACGATTGGCCGCAGAACCGCTTGA
- a CDS encoding DNA polymerase III subunit alpha, giving the protein MPQQSFVHLHLHTQYSLLDGANQVDPLIETAKGFGMPAVAITDHGNLFGAIEFYQKSKKAGLKPIIGCEAYLAPRSRFDKEGAGADDDYNEIGGSNPYYHLILLAANETGYKNLMKLLTIANLEGYYYKPRIDKEVLRKHSEGLIGLSACLRGEIPYLLARGYEKEAVAAAHEYQEIFGKENFFLEIQDNGLDLQKTANRQLIDLSKKNNIPIVGTNDCHYLHKEDARAHDIMLCLQTGKTVNMPNRMRFETQQLYFKSPEEMIRGFQEVPTAISNTLRIAEMINLDLQFGTFHLPHYEVPAGTSREAYIAALAQQGLERRFAQMRPDRQKLRPLYEERLKRELDVINKMGYAGYFLIVWDIINYARTSNIPVGPGRGSAAGSLAAYALAITDIDPIEYGLIFERFLNPERITLPDIDMDFCMDRREEVIRYVTQKFGADHVCQIITFGTMAAKAAIRDVARVLELPYAEADKLAKLIPNVLNITLDDALIQEPRLKQAAEADPKVGEVIDLAKRLEGLARHASTHAAGVVISAEPLTDHVPLYRGSKGETVTQYAMGDIEKIGLVKFDFLGLRTLTVIDHAVRIINEKRAPEQPLEISQIPMDDPETYKLLGSGETTGIFQLESAGMRDLLVKMKPENFEDIVAILALYRPGPIGSGMVDDFIKRKRDPKKIQYELPQLADILKETYGVIVYQEQVMKIANVLAGFSLGDADLLRRAMGKKKPEEMAAQKAKFIDGAVKNGHSKTKAEKIFDLMEYFAGYGFNKSHSAAYALITYQTAYLKAHYANEFMSAILTSEMGNADKVVKYITECRNMGIQILPPDANESDRDFTVVPGGIRFGLAAIKNVGSAAVDVIIAARKAQGRFTSLFDFCRQIDMRKVNKRVIEGLIKCGAFDSTGAKRSALTEVLERAMQEGTQQQKIKEAGQMTIFGNGAEGEASAVADPPLPDIPEWEDAHISKLEKEAVGFYITRHPLTPFIELMKKRSATPTEALAAIEEDREVRICGVVVQEKVATTKRGDRMAYLRIEDLTGSVEVIVFPDLYQTSAPLFQQDIPLLINGMLDRGDKGLKLKATMIMPLNVEASRNVETSRQDVSTGAPSEKSERISAFPARPYLIRLSAEAVSPSELTQLQGILQRYPGSVQVHLKIAIPEPSGSFSESTIAVDPKLKVDGSDRLTKELENHFGKGVVVQTTPAALPF; this is encoded by the coding sequence ATGCCACAACAAAGCTTTGTCCACCTCCATCTTCATACGCAATATTCCCTGCTGGACGGCGCCAATCAGGTCGATCCGCTGATCGAGACGGCGAAGGGATTCGGGATGCCGGCGGTCGCCATCACCGATCACGGCAACCTCTTCGGCGCCATCGAGTTCTATCAAAAGTCGAAGAAGGCCGGGCTCAAGCCGATCATCGGCTGCGAGGCTTATCTCGCCCCGCGCAGCCGGTTCGATAAGGAAGGTGCCGGAGCGGACGACGACTACAACGAGATCGGCGGCTCCAACCCCTATTACCATCTGATCCTCCTGGCGGCCAACGAGACCGGCTACAAGAATTTGATGAAGCTCCTCACCATCGCCAACCTCGAGGGCTACTACTACAAGCCGCGAATCGACAAAGAGGTCCTCCGCAAACATAGCGAGGGTCTCATCGGACTCTCCGCCTGCCTGCGGGGGGAGATCCCCTATCTCCTCGCGCGAGGCTACGAGAAAGAAGCGGTCGCCGCCGCGCATGAGTATCAGGAGATCTTCGGGAAAGAGAATTTCTTTCTGGAGATCCAGGACAACGGTCTCGATCTACAGAAAACTGCAAACCGCCAGCTGATCGACCTGTCGAAGAAGAACAACATTCCGATCGTCGGCACCAACGACTGCCACTACCTTCATAAGGAAGACGCCCGCGCCCACGACATCATGCTCTGTCTTCAGACCGGGAAGACGGTCAACATGCCGAACCGGATGCGCTTCGAGACGCAGCAGCTCTACTTCAAATCACCGGAAGAGATGATCCGCGGCTTCCAGGAGGTCCCGACGGCAATCAGCAATACGCTGCGGATCGCCGAGATGATCAACCTCGACCTTCAGTTCGGCACCTTCCACCTGCCGCATTATGAAGTCCCCGCCGGGACCAGCCGCGAAGCCTACATCGCGGCGCTCGCTCAGCAGGGGCTGGAGCGCCGGTTCGCGCAGATGAGACCCGACCGGCAAAAACTCCGCCCCCTCTATGAAGAGCGGCTGAAGAGGGAGCTCGATGTCATCAACAAGATGGGGTATGCCGGCTATTTCCTGATCGTCTGGGACATCATCAACTATGCACGCACGTCGAATATTCCGGTCGGCCCGGGGCGCGGCTCGGCGGCGGGAAGCCTCGCCGCCTATGCGCTCGCGATCACCGACATCGACCCGATCGAATATGGGCTGATCTTCGAGCGCTTCCTCAACCCGGAGCGGATCACCCTTCCCGATATCGACATGGACTTCTGCATGGACCGGCGCGAAGAGGTGATTCGCTACGTCACACAGAAGTTCGGCGCCGATCATGTCTGCCAGATCATCACCTTTGGGACGATGGCGGCGAAAGCGGCGATCCGCGACGTCGCGCGCGTGCTCGAGCTGCCGTATGCCGAGGCCGACAAACTCGCCAAACTGATCCCGAATGTCCTGAACATCACCTTGGACGATGCGCTCATCCAAGAGCCGCGGTTGAAGCAAGCGGCCGAGGCCGATCCGAAGGTCGGCGAGGTGATCGATCTTGCGAAACGGCTCGAAGGGCTCGCCCGCCATGCGTCCACGCACGCGGCCGGGGTGGTGATTTCGGCGGAGCCGCTGACCGACCATGTTCCCCTCTACCGCGGGAGCAAGGGGGAGACGGTCACCCAATACGCGATGGGCGACATCGAGAAGATCGGCCTGGTGAAGTTCGACTTTCTCGGCCTGCGGACCTTGACGGTGATCGACCACGCCGTCCGAATTATCAACGAGAAACGCGCTCCCGAGCAACCGCTCGAAATCTCCCAAATCCCGATGGATGATCCGGAGACCTACAAACTCCTCGGATCGGGCGAAACAACCGGTATCTTCCAATTGGAAAGCGCCGGGATGCGCGATCTGCTCGTGAAGATGAAGCCGGAAAACTTCGAGGACATCGTCGCCATCCTCGCCCTCTACCGTCCCGGCCCGATCGGAAGCGGCATGGTCGACGACTTCATCAAACGGAAACGCGATCCTAAAAAGATCCAATACGAGCTGCCTCAGCTGGCCGACATTTTGAAGGAAACGTATGGCGTCATCGTCTACCAGGAGCAGGTGATGAAGATCGCCAACGTCTTGGCCGGCTTCTCCCTCGGCGACGCCGATCTGCTCCGGCGCGCCATGGGAAAGAAGAAACCGGAGGAGATGGCGGCGCAGAAGGCCAAGTTCATCGACGGAGCGGTCAAAAACGGCCACTCGAAGACAAAGGCGGAGAAGATCTTCGACCTCATGGAGTACTTCGCCGGGTATGGCTTCAACAAATCGCACTCGGCGGCCTATGCCTTAATCACCTATCAGACCGCCTATCTGAAGGCCCACTATGCAAATGAATTTATGTCGGCCATCCTCACCAGCGAGATGGGAAACGCCGATAAAGTGGTAAAATATATCACCGAGTGCCGGAACATGGGCATTCAGATCTTGCCGCCCGACGCCAATGAAAGCGACCGCGATTTTACGGTGGTCCCGGGGGGGATCCGGTTCGGGCTGGCGGCGATCAAAAATGTCGGGAGCGCCGCGGTCGATGTGATCATCGCCGCCCGGAAGGCCCAGGGGCGTTTCACCTCGCTTTTCGACTTTTGCCGGCAGATCGACATGCGCAAGGTGAACAAGCGGGTGATCGAGGGACTGATCAAATGCGGGGCATTCGACTCGACGGGAGCAAAACGCTCGGCGCTCACCGAGGTGCTCGAACGGGCGATGCAAGAAGGAACGCAGCAGCAGAAAATTAAAGAGGCGGGACAGATGACGATTTTTGGAAACGGCGCCGAGGGCGAGGCCTCGGCCGTCGCCGATCCGCCCCTCCCCGACATTCCGGAATGGGAGGATGCCCACATCTCGAAGCTTGAAAAAGAGGCGGTCGGGTTTTACATCACCCGCCATCCGCTGACCCCGTTCATCGAGTTGATGAAGAAACGGTCGGCGACCCCGACCGAAGCGTTGGCGGCGATTGAAGAGGACCGCGAGGTGCGGATCTGCGGGGTGGTCGTTCAGGAAAAGGTGGCGACGACCAAGCGGGGCGACCGGATGGCCTATCTTCGGATAGAGGACTTGACCGGATCGGTCGAGGTGATCGTCTTCCCCGATCTCTATCAGACCTCCGCCCCTCTCTTCCAGCAGGACATCCCCCTTCTTATTAACGGGATGCTCGACCGGGGCGACAAAGGCTTAAAACTCAAGGCGACTATGATTATGCCGCTAAACGTGGAAGCATCCCGAAACGTTGAGACATCCCGGCAGGACGTCTCGACAGGTGCGCCGTCGGAAAAATCGGAGAGAATCTCCGCATTCCCCGCGCGCCCCTATCTGATTCGGCTTTCCGCAGAGGCTGTTTCTCCCTCCGAGCTGACGCAGCTCCAAGGGATCCTGCAACGCTACCCGGGCTCGGTCCAGGTCCATTTGAAGATCGCCATCCCGGAACCGTCCGGGTCGTTCAGCGAATCGACGATCGCGGTCGATCCAAAACTCAAGGTCGACGGTTCCGACCGGCTGACAAAGGAGCTGGAGAACCATTTTGGAAAAGGGGTTGTCGTCCAAACGACGCCGGCTGCCCTACCATTCTGA
- a CDS encoding ATP-binding protein: MNAYAWSSLITLLSVLSIGIGVLLHHPEGKVNRQFALFASSIAIWAGGRVLYLTTPDYETALFWVRFAVAGVIFIPTFFLHFVYAFLHIRRDRSLFLSYAASLLLLAVNFTPWMIQGVSVKYQSSFFADAGPLYPLLLVLFTINLSLGFNLLRRRYRLTFGPERNQIRLLFWSTLLGFGGGTTNFLTDLSLEIYSLSAYATYLVPVYAALLMYAIVRHHLLDVQIVLQNSMVYFVTFLITAIPFFLLTAFFQTVLPLKAANVTTFILFISILLVFSNIKPLTQQWVERSIFRERYRHYQSIHDFSESMVKLLHLDDLTEKLFSILSETLRPQLISFFLPDGKGNFQFHGVRNSEDPTAPNHIFSSQHPLIRELQRQKRMLVCEEMEWTGDSSEALEEMRKLGCSLSLPFIFDDHLIGICHLGPKKSGKSYSPAERFMLQTLCANASVAFENARLFREVNRHAEEKIESIGVLAGGIAHDFNNILTVIMGNISLSKMQTDPGKETFNLLCQAEKASLRAKDLTQQLLTFSKGGAPLKKITSITPLLMDRTDSALRGTNARCEFSLPENLWSVEVDEGQISQVIDHLVVNAQEGMPEEGGIIRIYGENVTITEGRSIHGLSLLKEEKYVKITVEDEGVGIPEENLHKIFDPYFTTKIGGSGLGLATVYSIIRRHEGFIEVKSKVAIGTTFDFYLPASRKKPFPPKEIQGPPHRHQGRILLMDDEETLRYATGKLLVHFGFEVEFAKDGTEALTIYKKFQKRGQPFDVVIMDLTIPGGMGGKETIQKLLEFAPQAKVIVSSGYSNDPVMADFRKYGFKDVVAKPYRIEELIVILHKLTTGEDRGQMSLPSPLC, from the coding sequence ATGAACGCTTACGCTTGGTCCTCACTGATCACTCTTCTTTCCGTCCTTTCTATTGGGATTGGTGTCCTCCTCCATCACCCCGAAGGAAAGGTCAATCGTCAATTTGCGCTTTTCGCATCCAGCATCGCGATCTGGGCGGGTGGTCGTGTTCTTTACCTTACGACTCCGGATTACGAAACAGCACTGTTTTGGGTCCGCTTCGCCGTCGCTGGAGTCATTTTTATTCCGACTTTCTTCCTCCACTTTGTGTATGCCTTCTTACACATAAGGCGTGACAGATCTCTTTTTCTTTCTTACGCAGCCTCGCTACTCCTTCTCGCCGTTAATTTCACACCATGGATGATTCAAGGGGTTTCCGTTAAATATCAATCGTCCTTTTTCGCAGATGCAGGGCCTCTTTATCCTTTGCTCCTGGTTCTCTTCACGATTAATCTCTCCCTCGGGTTCAACCTTTTGAGAAGACGTTACCGTCTTACCTTCGGACCGGAGCGGAACCAAATACGCCTCCTTTTTTGGTCGACACTTCTCGGTTTCGGCGGCGGCACAACCAATTTTTTAACCGACCTTAGTCTGGAAATATACTCACTCAGCGCTTACGCGACTTACCTAGTTCCTGTTTATGCCGCTCTCCTGATGTATGCGATCGTCAGACACCATCTTCTCGATGTTCAGATTGTGCTCCAAAACAGTATGGTTTATTTTGTCACCTTCCTCATCACAGCCATCCCCTTCTTCCTCTTAACCGCTTTCTTTCAAACCGTTCTTCCACTCAAAGCAGCGAATGTCACAACATTCATTCTGTTTATCTCCATTCTCCTGGTTTTCTCAAACATCAAACCACTCACACAGCAATGGGTAGAGCGGTCTATTTTCCGAGAGCGATACCGGCATTATCAGTCGATCCATGATTTTAGCGAGTCGATGGTTAAACTTCTTCACCTTGACGATCTTACTGAAAAACTCTTCAGCATCCTGTCGGAAACGTTGCGCCCCCAATTGATTTCTTTTTTTCTCCCGGACGGGAAGGGAAACTTTCAGTTTCACGGAGTACGAAACTCCGAAGACCCTACAGCGCCCAATCACATTTTCTCCTCGCAACATCCTCTCATAAGAGAATTACAGAGACAGAAGAGAATGCTGGTTTGCGAAGAAATGGAGTGGACAGGGGACTCTTCCGAAGCGCTCGAAGAGATGCGCAAACTCGGCTGTTCTCTTTCTCTTCCATTTATTTTTGACGACCACCTCATCGGGATTTGTCATTTGGGACCGAAAAAAAGCGGAAAAAGTTATTCCCCCGCCGAGCGATTCATGCTCCAGACACTTTGCGCCAATGCCTCTGTTGCCTTCGAGAATGCCCGGCTCTTCAGAGAAGTGAATCGGCATGCAGAAGAGAAGATCGAATCAATCGGGGTCCTTGCGGGGGGAATCGCGCACGATTTTAACAATATTCTCACAGTGATTATGGGTAACATCTCCCTCTCCAAAATGCAGACCGATCCGGGAAAGGAAACGTTCAACCTATTATGCCAGGCTGAAAAAGCTTCCCTCCGTGCCAAGGATTTGACACAGCAACTGCTGACCTTCTCTAAAGGGGGCGCCCCCCTGAAGAAGATCACCTCAATCACTCCGCTGCTGATGGACCGCACCGACTCCGCCCTGAGAGGAACAAATGCCCGGTGTGAGTTCTCCCTGCCGGAGAATCTCTGGTCGGTAGAAGTCGACGAGGGACAAATCAGCCAAGTGATTGATCATCTTGTAGTGAACGCGCAGGAGGGAATGCCGGAAGAAGGAGGTATTATTCGGATATATGGAGAAAATGTAACGATCACCGAGGGAAGATCGATCCATGGTCTCTCATTGCTGAAGGAGGAGAAATACGTAAAAATAACGGTGGAGGATGAGGGTGTCGGCATACCGGAAGAGAACCTGCATAAAATCTTCGACCCCTATTTTACCACCAAGATCGGCGGAAGCGGATTAGGCCTTGCAACAGTCTATTCTATTATTAGAAGACATGAGGGTTTCATTGAGGTCAAATCCAAAGTGGCAATCGGAACGACTTTCGATTTTTATCTTCCAGCCTCACGGAAAAAACCCTTTCCTCCAAAAGAAATCCAAGGGCCTCCTCATCGTCATCAGGGAAGGATCTTACTCATGGACGATGAAGAGACATTACGATACGCGACCGGAAAATTACTGGTTCACTTCGGTTTTGAGGTTGAGTTTGCTAAAGACGGCACAGAAGCCCTTACCATTTATAAGAAATTCCAAAAGCGCGGACAACCTTTTGACGTAGTGATTATGGATTTGACGATCCCCGGCGGAATGGGAGGCAAAGAAACAATCCAAAAACTCCTTGAGTTTGCTCCCCAAGCGAAGGTCATCGTCTCAAGCGGTTACTCAAATGACCCGGTCATGGCTGATTTTAGAAAGTACGGTTTCAAGGACGTTGTTGCAAAACCATACAGAATCGAAGAGTTGATTGTAATCCTGCACAAGCTCACCACTGGAGAGGACAGAGGACAAATGAGCCTTCCCTCTCCGCTCTGTTGA
- a CDS encoding DUF2007 domain-containing protein, with product MDFILLHRFPSRMEAEMAGEILKQGEIPYLIQSEDIGIFGPGAGPAPMGARLMVRQDDLQDAKVLLSGLI from the coding sequence ATGGATTTCATCCTTCTCCATCGCTTTCCATCTCGGATGGAAGCGGAAATGGCAGGGGAGATCTTAAAGCAGGGGGAGATTCCTTATCTGATCCAATCCGAAGATATCGGAATCTTCGGACCGGGCGCCGGACCGGCCCCGATGGGGGCGCGTCTCATGGTTCGTCAAGACGATCTCCAGGATGCAAAAGTCCTCCTTTCGGGGCTGATCTGA
- a CDS encoding segregation/condensation protein A, with amino-acid sequence MESEAAYEVKVGTFEGPLELLLHLIKKNEINIYDIPIALITQQYIETLDLMKSLNLSIAGEFLVMAATLIHIKSKTLLPPAEEEADEEDPRRELVARLLEYQKFKDAAEQLEERESLWREIFRKEPSPSPELLPEEVPLVDLDLYDLLDALKNVLAKIPDKKVLQVTIDELTVKDRMQFLMERMGTIESILFDDLFEGIRTRHSVVVTFLALLEIIRLGLVRVVQGDVCGPLRLFKTKNLSGEVE; translated from the coding sequence ATGGAATCAGAAGCGGCATATGAAGTAAAAGTCGGGACATTCGAGGGACCCCTCGAACTCCTCCTTCATCTCATCAAGAAGAACGAGATCAATATCTACGATATCCCCATCGCGCTGATCACCCAGCAGTATATTGAAACGCTCGATCTCATGAAATCCCTCAATCTCTCGATTGCCGGGGAATTTCTGGTCATGGCGGCGACCCTCATCCACATCAAATCGAAAACACTCCTGCCTCCCGCGGAAGAAGAAGCCGACGAGGAAGATCCGCGCCGCGAATTGGTGGCGCGCCTTCTGGAATATCAGAAATTTAAAGATGCGGCCGAACAGTTGGAGGAGAGAGAGAGCCTCTGGCGGGAGATTTTCCGAAAAGAGCCTTCCCCCTCTCCCGAGCTCCTTCCCGAGGAAGTTCCGCTGGTCGATCTCGATCTTTACGACCTTCTCGATGCCTTGAAGAATGTTCTGGCGAAAATTCCCGACAAAAAAGTGCTTCAGGTCACGATCGATGAGCTGACCGTCAAAGATCGAATGCAGTTTCTGATGGAGCGGATGGGGACGATCGAAAGCATTCTCTTTGACGATCTCTTTGAGGGAATCCGGACGCGCCATTCCGTCGTGGTCACCTTCTTGGCGCTTCTGGAGATCATTCGTCTCGGCCTGGTTCGGGTGGTTCAGGGAGATGTTTGCGGGCCGCTTCGCTTATTCAAAACAAAAAATCTTTCGGGAGAGGTGGAGTAG
- a CDS encoding acetyl-CoA carboxylase carboxyltransferase subunit alpha, translated as MNDFLEFEKPILEIQARINHLKDVVKTEPRQGEEIKKLQKKMEALQEEIYSKLTAWQKTLIARHSQRPNTDDYIEMLFEDFTELHGDRLYGDDKSILTGLARLDGRSVAVIGHQKGKTVKERITRNFGMPHPEGYRKALRIMQLAEKFKKPIITFVDTPGAYPGVGAEERGQSEAIARNLMVMSQIKVPIISVVIGEGGSGGALAISVADRLLMLQYSIYSVISPEGCAAILWNDAAKTAEAAEALKMTAQDLFHLKVIDEIIPEPPGGAHRNPSKMAEGLAKTLSKHLRELESLPQEERLQARYNRLRKIGTYSEEASLPKAPPSS; from the coding sequence GTGAACGACTTTTTGGAATTCGAAAAACCGATATTAGAGATTCAGGCCCGGATCAATCATTTAAAAGATGTTGTGAAAACCGAGCCGCGGCAGGGCGAAGAGATTAAGAAGCTCCAGAAAAAGATGGAGGCGCTGCAAGAGGAGATCTACTCCAAGCTGACCGCCTGGCAGAAGACACTCATCGCCCGGCACTCCCAGCGGCCGAACACCGACGACTACATCGAAATGTTGTTTGAGGATTTCACCGAGCTGCACGGCGACCGGCTCTACGGCGACGACAAATCGATCCTCACCGGCCTCGCCCGATTGGATGGACGCTCCGTCGCCGTGATCGGCCATCAAAAAGGGAAAACGGTCAAGGAAAGGATTACGCGGAACTTCGGCATGCCGCACCCCGAAGGATACCGAAAGGCGCTCCGGATCATGCAGCTGGCCGAGAAATTTAAAAAGCCGATCATCACCTTCGTCGATACGCCCGGCGCCTACCCCGGCGTCGGCGCGGAAGAGCGCGGGCAATCGGAAGCGATTGCCCGAAACCTGATGGTCATGTCGCAAATTAAAGTGCCGATTATCTCGGTGGTGATCGGGGAAGGGGGAAGCGGAGGGGCGTTGGCGATCTCGGTCGCAGACCGCCTTCTGATGCTGCAGTATTCGATCTACTCGGTGATCTCGCCGGAAGGGTGCGCCGCCATTCTCTGGAACGATGCCGCCAAAACAGCCGAAGCGGCCGAGGCCCTCAAGATGACGGCACAAGATCTCTTTCACTTGAAGGTGATCGACGAGATCATTCCGGAGCCTCCCGGCGGGGCCCACCGCAATCCCTCAAAGATGGCCGAAGGACTTGCCAAAACCCTCTCCAAACATCTTCGGGAACTCGAATCGCTCCCTCAAGAAGAGCGCCTTCAGGCCCGGTACAACCGTCTTCGAAAGATCGGAACCTACTCGGAGGAAGCGTCCCTACCGAAGGCTCCTCCCTCCTCCTGA
- the scpB gene encoding SMC-Scp complex subunit ScpB: MEDHEIKPVIEALMFVSGDPITIDRLHDVLTAVDKAKIRALLEELKFDYAQSNRGLQVVEVAGGYQITTRIEMAPWIKEMEKVKAAARLSKPGLETLAIIAYKQPATRAEIEQIRGVDAAGVLKTLMERKLIKIVGRKEVAGRPMMYGTTREFLQYFGLADITGLPTLKEFSEVVDAEREGEVYSETSEAISDSTQELSLEGASPEAPEIMAEAETPEPLEEEPILSGSNPSQGSESA; encoded by the coding sequence ATGGAAGATCATGAGATAAAGCCGGTCATAGAAGCATTGATGTTCGTTTCGGGCGATCCGATCACAATCGATCGGCTTCATGACGTCCTCACCGCGGTCGATAAGGCGAAGATCAGGGCCCTCCTGGAGGAGCTTAAATTCGATTACGCCCAGTCGAATCGGGGACTCCAGGTGGTCGAAGTGGCGGGCGGTTATCAGATCACCACCCGGATCGAGATGGCCCCCTGGATCAAAGAGATGGAGAAAGTAAAGGCGGCGGCCCGTCTTTCGAAGCCGGGATTGGAGACGCTGGCGATCATCGCCTACAAGCAGCCGGCGACCCGCGCCGAGATCGAGCAGATCCGCGGCGTCGATGCGGCCGGCGTCTTGAAGACATTGATGGAGCGAAAGCTGATCAAGATCGTCGGCAGAAAAGAAGTTGCCGGCAGACCGATGATGTACGGCACCACCCGCGAATTCCTCCAGTACTTCGGCCTTGCCGACATCACCGGCCTTCCGACCCTCAAAGAATTCTCGGAGGTGGTCGACGCGGAACGGGAAGGAGAGGTCTATTCAGAAACATCGGAAGCAATCTCTGATTCAACGCAAGAGCTCTCCCTAGAAGGGGCTTCTCCTGAAGCTCCCGAAATAATGGCCGAGGCGGAAACGCCGGAGCCGCTCGAAGAAGAGCCTATCCTGAGCGGGTCCAATCCATCGCAGGGGAGTGAATCGGCCTAA